A genome region from Candidatus Zixiibacteriota bacterium includes the following:
- a CDS encoding ribose-phosphate pyrophosphokinase, with the protein MIVRSEIKIVTGNANIPLAQRIAAYLGQPLTDCLVTRFSDGEVFVQINENVRGADLFIVQPTNAPAENLMELLMLIEAARRASAMRITAVIPYYGYARQDRKDRPRVPITAKLVANMITTAGCDRVMTMDLHASQIQGFFDLPHDHLYSSRTFNDHFRTMHLDNLVVVPPDVGSLKLARSTAASLNADLAIVDKRRPKANVSEVMSLIGEVDGKNVLIRDDMVDTAGSICTAAEHLKLNGALDIYAACTHGVLSGPSLERIEKSPLKKVIISDSIDQSKKSLSDKYVVLSCAELIGEAIKRIFDEQSVSSLFEEPPHDRFE; encoded by the coding sequence ATGATTGTTCGCAGTGAAATCAAGATTGTCACGGGGAACGCTAATATCCCTTTGGCCCAGAGGATCGCCGCCTATCTCGGCCAGCCGCTGACCGATTGTCTGGTCACGCGTTTTTCCGATGGCGAAGTGTTCGTTCAGATCAACGAAAACGTCCGCGGCGCCGACCTCTTCATCGTTCAACCGACCAACGCGCCGGCCGAGAACCTGATGGAGCTCCTTATGCTGATCGAGGCGGCGCGCCGCGCTTCGGCCATGCGGATTACGGCAGTGATCCCGTACTACGGCTACGCCCGCCAGGACCGCAAAGACCGTCCGCGCGTCCCGATCACCGCGAAACTGGTAGCCAATATGATCACGACCGCCGGATGCGACCGGGTCATGACCATGGACCTTCACGCCAGCCAAATTCAGGGATTTTTCGATTTGCCGCACGATCACCTGTATTCCTCGCGCACGTTTAACGACCACTTCCGAACCATGCATCTGGATAATCTGGTGGTGGTACCTCCCGATGTCGGCTCGCTCAAACTGGCGCGAAGCACCGCGGCATCGCTTAACGCCGACCTCGCCATCGTCGACAAGCGCCGCCCTAAAGCCAACGTCTCCGAGGTTATGAGCCTGATCGGCGAGGTTGATGGCAAGAACGTGCTGATCCGCGATGACATGGTCGATACCGCTGGCTCAATCTGCACCGCTGCAGAACACCTCAAGCTTAACGGTGCGCTGGACATATATGCAGCCTGTACGCACGGCGTGCTCTCCGGCCCGTCGCTCGAGAGGATTGAAAAGTCCCCTCTCAAGAAAGTCATCATCTCGGACTCGATCGATCAGTCCAAGAAATCGTTATCGGACAAATATGTTGTCCTATCCTGCGCGGAACTGATCGGTGAGGCCATCAAGCGGATTTTCGATGAACAGTCGGTCTCTTCCCTGTTTGAAGAGCCGCCGCACGACAGATTTGAATGA
- a CDS encoding 50S ribosomal protein L25/general stress protein Ctc, translating into MKEVLIAASPRQALGKGSARKIRATGQIPGVMYGPEIEPMPILVPEAEFRKAYRASAGTSTIFTLNVNGKPNKVIIREMQRDPITSRITHLDFHAISMNRPIHIQVPVHLVGTPIGVKAEGGIMQTLLREIEISCLPTNIPEHVEVDVTNLGIGDSIHVRDVTIPNVDVLTESSSTIVVISAPTIIKVETPAVEAVQVEGAEGAAPAEGAEGAPAAAAAAPGEAKKEEKKDEKEKKGKEKG; encoded by the coding sequence ATGAAAGAAGTATTGATCGCGGCCTCTCCCCGCCAGGCGTTGGGGAAAGGGTCCGCGCGGAAGATCCGTGCCACCGGGCAGATCCCGGGTGTCATGTACGGTCCCGAGATCGAGCCGATGCCGATCCTGGTACCGGAAGCTGAGTTCCGGAAAGCATACCGGGCCTCAGCCGGCACGAGTACCATTTTCACGCTCAACGTCAATGGAAAACCGAACAAGGTGATTATTCGCGAAATGCAGCGGGACCCGATCACCAGTCGGATCACCCATCTCGATTTCCACGCCATCTCGATGAACCGACCAATCCATATCCAGGTGCCGGTCCACCTGGTCGGTACGCCAATCGGCGTGAAAGCGGAGGGCGGCATTATGCAGACACTCCTTCGCGAGATCGAGATTTCGTGCCTGCCGACCAACATCCCCGAGCATGTTGAGGTCGATGTCACCAATCTTGGCATCGGTGATTCCATCCACGTGCGGGACGTTACAATTCCGAACGTGGACGTGCTCACCGAATCGTCAAGTACGATCGTCGTGATCTCAGCGCCGACCATCATTAAGGTCGAGACGCCGGCCGTCGAGGCTGTCCAGGTCGAGGGTGCCGAAGGCGCCGCACCGGCCGAGGGCGCCGAGGGCGCACCGGCCGCGGCAGCCGCAGCTCCGGGCGAAGCCAAGAAAGAAGAAAAGAAAGACGAGAAAGAGAAGAAGGGGAAAGAGAAGGGCTAA
- the priA gene encoding primosomal protein N', protein MSPQEQFANVAVAGPMRRTFTYRVGDGSSLLEPGQRLLVPFGRTRKVGYYLGSAEPPPRIEIKPIIRPLDPQSYFSLELFRLCLWIADYYFANPADCLAAALPPSLKKNRISTMVWGTGDISHLPLQFQAKAKPGKRIPTDTLKSLLADRALWRQLQDRGVVVEEWHDNAATLKRRSVGYRLLDGASLSVVFGDEPADQLRFDSVCTRKELRQSGWSDHYIRRALAASILEPVLETPRRTVLDFVKPKADVVNIALTTEQRVALDSLTQALDSGFGVSLLHGITGSGKTLVYCHLANEVLQRGYTVLVLTPEISLTGATLAYFRGFFGDQVTVIHSAMTEKERLQSWQGVRRGDYRIAIGPRSALFAPLPNLGLVIVDEEHDSSYKQDDPSPRFHGRDSAIMRAKLNNIPVLLGSASPSVESYYHARTGRYKLLTLTQRPGVSKLPQVRVVDMRTEGAKGDLPFVSLPLKNETDKRLVQGEQIIFYLNRRGYAPQIKCNDCGHVPLCPHCKVHLTFHKTHRRLLCHYCEYMRSQYDSCEKCSSSRFLYPGTGTQKVEEAIGRLFPKALTVRLDSDSASGRHSIYHILADFAHRKQNLLLGTQMVTKGLDLPGVTLVGVLSADQGMDLPDFRASEKTFARLLQVAGRSGRADQPGEVLIQTYSPDNPIIDDAARQDYVSFYEREIETRKDASYPPFVRLVNIILSAANESKLESAARDFAERLRANVTTAKIQASLLGPAPCPMYHLRKRYRRHLMLKTNQTVKLVQLLSAWEAREPRFKLPATIKIVIDVDPDDMM, encoded by the coding sequence GTGAGTCCTCAGGAGCAATTCGCAAACGTGGCGGTGGCCGGTCCGATGCGCCGTACGTTCACATATCGCGTCGGCGACGGATCGTCACTGCTCGAACCAGGCCAGCGGCTGCTGGTGCCGTTTGGGCGGACGCGAAAGGTTGGTTATTATCTTGGTTCAGCCGAGCCGCCTCCGCGTATCGAGATCAAACCGATCATCCGCCCACTTGATCCGCAAAGTTATTTCTCGCTGGAGCTATTCAGACTCTGTCTCTGGATAGCCGACTATTACTTCGCCAATCCGGCCGATTGTCTTGCCGCGGCACTGCCGCCATCACTTAAGAAAAACCGAATCAGTACAATGGTGTGGGGCACAGGTGATATCAGTCATCTGCCTCTACAGTTCCAAGCGAAGGCCAAACCCGGAAAGAGGATACCTACCGATACGCTGAAGTCATTGCTGGCGGACCGTGCACTTTGGCGACAGCTTCAGGACAGAGGGGTTGTTGTCGAGGAGTGGCATGACAACGCCGCCACTCTGAAACGCCGATCGGTCGGCTATCGCCTACTCGATGGCGCCAGTCTAAGCGTTGTTTTCGGCGATGAGCCTGCTGACCAGCTTCGGTTCGACAGCGTCTGCACTCGCAAGGAACTGAGACAGTCCGGTTGGAGCGACCACTATATCCGTCGTGCTCTTGCCGCCTCGATACTTGAACCGGTACTCGAAACGCCCAGGCGAACAGTGCTTGATTTTGTCAAACCAAAAGCCGACGTCGTTAACATAGCACTCACCACCGAACAGCGCGTCGCATTGGACTCTCTTACTCAGGCCCTCGACTCCGGATTTGGTGTCTCGCTTCTGCACGGCATCACCGGTTCCGGCAAAACTCTTGTGTACTGCCATCTTGCCAACGAAGTTCTCCAGCGGGGATATACAGTGCTGGTGCTGACTCCCGAAATCTCACTCACCGGCGCTACGCTGGCGTATTTCCGCGGTTTTTTCGGCGACCAAGTCACTGTGATCCACTCCGCCATGACCGAGAAAGAGCGCCTGCAAAGCTGGCAGGGGGTTCGCCGAGGGGACTACCGAATTGCCATAGGCCCGCGCTCCGCGCTGTTTGCACCGTTGCCGAATCTCGGCCTCGTGATTGTTGACGAAGAACATGACAGTTCCTACAAACAGGATGACCCCTCGCCCCGCTTTCATGGCCGTGACTCTGCCATCATGCGGGCCAAACTCAATAACATTCCGGTTCTTCTCGGTTCAGCGTCTCCGTCGGTCGAGTCGTACTATCATGCCAGGACCGGGCGTTACAAGCTGCTCACTCTGACGCAGCGCCCAGGTGTATCGAAACTGCCGCAGGTGCGGGTTGTCGATATGCGGACCGAGGGAGCCAAAGGGGACCTTCCGTTTGTCTCGCTTCCGTTAAAAAACGAAACCGACAAGCGGCTCGTGCAAGGGGAGCAGATAATTTTCTATCTCAACCGCCGTGGCTACGCACCACAGATCAAATGCAACGACTGCGGCCATGTTCCCCTCTGTCCGCACTGCAAAGTGCACCTCACGTTTCACAAAACGCACAGACGACTGCTGTGCCATTACTGCGAATACATGCGCAGCCAGTACGACAGTTGCGAAAAATGCAGCAGCTCGCGGTTTCTTTATCCGGGCACAGGAACGCAGAAGGTGGAAGAGGCTATCGGCCGTTTGTTTCCGAAGGCGCTCACGGTCCGGCTCGATTCCGACAGCGCTTCCGGGCGGCACAGTATCTATCATATCCTGGCCGATTTCGCCCACCGCAAACAAAACTTGCTTCTCGGCACACAGATGGTGACCAAGGGGCTCGACCTGCCGGGTGTCACGCTTGTTGGTGTCCTGTCCGCAGATCAGGGGATGGACCTTCCGGATTTCCGCGCCTCGGAGAAAACGTTTGCGCGCCTGCTTCAGGTTGCCGGACGAAGTGGACGCGCCGACCAGCCGGGAGAGGTGCTGATCCAGACTTATTCGCCGGATAATCCGATTATTGATGATGCCGCCCGTCAGGATTATGTCTCGTTTTACGAGCGCGAGATCGAGACCCGCAAGGATGCTTCGTATCCGCCTTTCGTGCGGTTGGTTAATATCATTCTCTCGGCAGCAAATGAATCCAAACTCGAATCCGCCGCGCGTGATTTTGCCGAACGACTGCGAGCGAATGTTACGACTGCGAAGATACAAGCGAGTCTGCTCGGACCTGCGCCGTGCCCCATGTATCATCTTCGGAAACGGTATCGCAGGCATCTGATGCTCAAAACAAACCAGACCGTGAAGCTGGTGCAGTTGTTGAGCGCGTGGGAGGCGCGCGAGCCCCGTTTCAAACTCCCGGCAACGATCAAGATCGTGATCGATGTCGATCCGGATGATATGATGTGA
- the ispE gene encoding 4-(cytidine 5'-diphospho)-2-C-methyl-D-erythritol kinase, with protein sequence MFVKRIDSDRVVIGAPAKLNLFLEVLERRPDGYHNINSLFQTVSLFDRMKVTKGTGSGIDLQLIGSSAGIGALDDNLVTKAYRLMAEKFDAVRGIRVELEKNIPIGAGLGGGSSDAAATILACNLLFDLRLSRDQMARMGIRIGADLPFFFGRGQALVSGRGEIVRDIELPTDYWIVLITPSFQVSTAASYAQLDLGLTVAREPFSLPSCRTADELIGSLALAGNDFEANHLVSYPEIRKVRDWLLARRALLARMSGSGPTVFGIYLAAPETEQDNVEGWGDWRLHTVRPITLGTY encoded by the coding sequence ATGTTTGTCAAACGAATAGACTCCGACCGCGTGGTGATCGGCGCTCCCGCCAAGCTGAATTTGTTTCTCGAAGTGCTGGAGAGACGCCCTGACGGTTACCACAATATCAACTCGCTGTTTCAGACGGTTTCCCTGTTCGACCGCATGAAAGTCACGAAAGGCACCGGCTCCGGGATTGACCTGCAGCTGATCGGCTCATCTGCCGGGATCGGTGCTTTGGACGACAACCTGGTGACCAAGGCGTATCGTCTCATGGCCGAGAAATTCGATGCAGTCCGGGGAATAAGGGTCGAATTGGAGAAAAATATCCCCATCGGCGCCGGGTTGGGTGGTGGGTCAAGCGACGCTGCGGCGACCATCCTTGCCTGTAACCTGCTATTTGACTTGCGATTATCACGGGACCAGATGGCCCGGATGGGAATCCGGATCGGGGCCGACCTGCCGTTCTTTTTTGGCCGGGGGCAGGCCCTGGTCAGCGGGCGTGGCGAGATCGTGCGAGACATAGAGCTCCCCACCGATTACTGGATCGTTCTGATAACACCGTCGTTTCAAGTATCAACCGCCGCGAGTTATGCCCAACTGGATTTGGGCTTGACAGTTGCGAGAGAACCATTTAGCTTGCCCTCTTGCCGGACGGCTGATGAGCTGATCGGGTCCCTGGCGCTCGCGGGCAACGACTTTGAAGCTAATCATCTGGTCTCCTACCCGGAAATACGTAAGGTTAGGGACTGGCTATTGGCTCGAAGAGCGCTGCTTGCCCGCATGAGCGGCTCGGGTCCGACGGTCTTCGGAATATATTTGGCGGCTCCCGAGACGGAGCAAGACAACGTAGAGGGCTGGGGCGATTGGCGTTTACACACGGTTCGGCCGATCACCCTCGGAACGTATTGA
- the acnA gene encoding aconitate hydratase AcnA, whose protein sequence is MKDHFGAYTELKTSSQKYKIFRLDKLQKFGRIDRLPYSIRILLESVLRHCDDKIITEADVKKLAGYDPRKVGQLEIPFKPARVVLQDFTGVPAVVDLAAMRSAMKRLGGNPKKINPLVPVDLVVDHSVQVDAFASSDALSINMEKEFERNRERYEFLHWGQRAFDNFRVVPPATGIIHQVNLEYLAKVVMVVDHVAFPDTLVGTDSHTVMINGLGVLGWGVGGIEAEAVMLGQPLYMLTPEVIGFKLTGELSEGVTGTDLVLTVTQILRKKGVVNKFVEFCGPALDTLSLPTKAMVANMAPEYGATMGFFPVDNATLDYLKLTGRSLEEIELVERYTKEQGLFREKGALAPEFTDIIELDISTVESSLAGPKRPQDRVALSHVKQEFRSALGKPPAERGFDLAAVDRNKRVAVRNGYNAEIGHGAVVIAAITSCTNTSDPAVLLASGLLAKKAVERGLTTRPYVKSSLAPGSRVVMRYLEQSGLLPYLEKLGFHNVGYGCTTCIGNSGPLPEPVATAINEGNLVAAAVLSGNRNFEGRINPLTKANYLASPPLVVAYALAGTVDIDLVTEPIGKDKSGQPVYLKDIWPTQREVADAITKFVKPEMFTREYGSVFDGNPTWNAISGKSSDLYAWDENSTYIQEPPFFLSMTNEPGDVEPVRDARVLGMVGDSITTDHISPAGSIKADSPAGRYLLEHGVQFADFNSYGSRRGNDRVMTRGTFANIRLRNLLVPGSEGGVTVHFPSGERMSIYDAAMKYRAENTPLVILAGKDYGMGSSRDWAAKGTLLLGVKAVIAQTYERIHRSNLVGMGVLPLQFLDGESRETLGLTGEELFTIEGLSNKIKPHQRIKVRALSKNGEKVFHAVARIDTQIEVEYYRHGGVLPMVLRQMLKKK, encoded by the coding sequence GTGAAAGACCACTTTGGAGCTTACACCGAACTAAAGACCAGTTCACAGAAATACAAAATCTTTCGTCTGGACAAACTGCAGAAATTCGGCCGTATCGACCGGCTGCCGTATTCCATTCGCATACTTCTGGAATCGGTACTCCGCCACTGTGACGACAAAATCATAACGGAAGCGGACGTCAAGAAGCTGGCCGGGTATGATCCCAGGAAAGTGGGGCAATTGGAGATACCGTTCAAACCTGCTCGTGTGGTGCTTCAGGATTTTACGGGAGTCCCGGCGGTGGTGGACCTGGCGGCGATGCGCTCGGCGATGAAACGACTGGGCGGGAATCCCAAGAAGATCAATCCACTCGTGCCGGTCGATCTGGTTGTGGATCACTCGGTGCAGGTGGATGCGTTTGCGAGTTCCGATGCGCTTTCCATAAACATGGAGAAGGAGTTCGAGCGAAACAGGGAGCGATATGAGTTTCTTCATTGGGGACAGCGCGCGTTCGATAATTTCCGGGTCGTGCCGCCCGCGACCGGAATCATTCACCAGGTGAACCTCGAGTATCTCGCCAAGGTGGTCATGGTGGTGGATCATGTGGCGTTTCCGGATACGCTGGTGGGGACCGACAGTCACACTGTTATGATCAACGGTCTCGGCGTGCTGGGATGGGGCGTGGGAGGAATTGAGGCCGAGGCGGTCATGCTGGGGCAGCCGCTCTATATGCTCACGCCGGAGGTGATTGGTTTCAAATTGACCGGCGAGCTTTCGGAAGGCGTGACCGGCACCGATCTGGTTCTGACTGTGACACAGATCCTTCGCAAAAAAGGCGTGGTCAACAAATTCGTGGAGTTCTGCGGACCCGCGCTCGACACGCTTTCACTGCCGACCAAAGCAATGGTGGCAAACATGGCGCCGGAATACGGTGCGACCATGGGGTTCTTCCCGGTAGATAACGCCACTCTTGATTATCTGAAGCTCACCGGTCGGTCGCTGGAGGAGATTGAGTTGGTCGAACGGTATACGAAGGAACAGGGGCTGTTCCGCGAGAAGGGGGCGTTGGCGCCGGAATTCACCGATATTATCGAACTGGATATCTCGACCGTGGAATCCTCGCTTGCTGGACCAAAACGCCCGCAGGATCGTGTCGCGCTCTCACACGTGAAACAGGAATTCCGCTCGGCATTGGGTAAACCGCCGGCCGAGCGCGGGTTCGATCTGGCGGCGGTTGACCGCAATAAACGTGTGGCAGTCCGCAATGGGTACAACGCGGAGATTGGGCACGGCGCCGTTGTCATAGCGGCTATCACCTCCTGTACGAATACATCGGACCCGGCAGTGCTCCTCGCATCGGGACTTCTGGCAAAAAAAGCAGTGGAACGCGGCCTGACCACCAGGCCCTACGTGAAGTCATCACTGGCGCCCGGGTCGCGGGTGGTGATGAGATATCTGGAGCAATCCGGTCTCTTGCCGTATCTGGAGAAACTGGGATTTCACAACGTAGGGTACGGCTGCACGACCTGCATTGGTAATTCCGGCCCGCTTCCGGAGCCGGTGGCGACCGCCATCAACGAAGGGAATCTCGTGGCTGCGGCAGTGCTATCGGGCAATCGGAATTTCGAAGGACGTATCAACCCGCTGACGAAAGCAAACTATCTGGCCTCGCCGCCGTTGGTGGTGGCGTATGCGCTCGCAGGCACGGTGGACATCGATCTTGTGACCGAGCCGATTGGAAAGGATAAATCGGGTCAGCCGGTCTATTTGAAAGATATCTGGCCGACCCAGCGAGAGGTGGCTGATGCCATCACAAAATTCGTCAAACCAGAAATGTTCACAAGAGAGTACGGTTCGGTGTTCGACGGCAACCCGACCTGGAATGCCATCTCGGGGAAATCCAGTGATTTGTATGCCTGGGATGAAAACTCGACCTATATCCAGGAGCCGCCGTTTTTCCTGAGCATGACCAATGAGCCGGGAGATGTCGAACCGGTTCGCGATGCTCGCGTTCTGGGCATGGTCGGTGATTCCATTACCACCGATCACATATCGCCGGCTGGGTCGATCAAAGCGGATTCCCCGGCGGGGCGGTATCTTCTCGAACACGGCGTTCAATTCGCGGATTTCAACAGTTACGGGTCTCGGCGCGGAAACGACCGGGTGATGACACGCGGGACTTTCGCGAATATCCGTCTTCGCAACCTGCTGGTGCCGGGATCGGAGGGGGGCGTAACGGTTCATTTCCCGAGCGGCGAGCGAATGTCCATCTATGATGCCGCCATGAAATACCGGGCGGAGAACACGCCACTGGTCATTCTGGCCGGCAAGGACTACGGTATGGGGTCATCGCGCGACTGGGCGGCGAAAGGGACGCTGCTTTTGGGTGTGAAGGCAGTAATCGCGCAAACGTACGAGAGGATCCATCGTTCCAACCTGGTCGGCATGGGGGTTTTACCGCTTCAGTTTCTCGATGGAGAATCGCGAGAAACGCTGGGCTTGACGGGCGAGGAGTTGTTCACGATTGAAGGGTTGTCGAACAAGATCAAGCCACACCAGCGGATCAAAGTGCGGGCGCTGTCGAAAAACGGCGAGAAAGTGTTCCATGCCGTCGCCAGAATCGACACGCAGATTGAGGTAGAGTATTATCGCCACGGCGGCGTACTACCGATGGTGCTCCGGCAGATGCTGAAGAAGAAATAA
- a CDS encoding arylamine N-acetyltransferase produces the protein MSDTGLFGTYLSVLGLSKEPPNRNYLTRLVRAHQYRVPFENISKLLYLKRDGVKGIPDFEKFIDGMKRHHFGGTCYSNNHYLCLLLRHLGFEACLNGADMQNPDVHIVIRVKLEGCEYFVDVGYAAPFLDPMPADSESDFEVEFGTDRYVLRPRDIEDRSRMDLYRKGELLHGYLVKPTPREISYFAPAIVDSYRESATFMNALLLTRFAHERSVVICNYTVTEYTGGKATVSRAKDKSELCSAIRRHFGISESIAHEALQEIKLSGDAWS, from the coding sequence ATGAGCGACACCGGGCTGTTTGGAACATATCTCTCTGTACTCGGTTTGTCGAAGGAGCCGCCGAACCGGAATTATCTTACCCGGCTCGTCCGCGCTCATCAGTATCGCGTTCCGTTTGAGAATATCTCCAAACTTCTCTATCTGAAAAGAGACGGGGTAAAAGGTATTCCCGACTTTGAGAAATTCATCGACGGAATGAAGCGCCATCATTTCGGCGGGACCTGCTATTCAAACAACCACTATCTCTGCCTTCTGCTCCGTCATCTCGGATTTGAAGCCTGCCTGAACGGGGCGGACATGCAGAATCCGGACGTTCACATTGTAATCCGGGTGAAGCTGGAGGGATGTGAATATTTTGTAGATGTGGGTTACGCTGCGCCATTCCTCGATCCCATGCCTGCGGATTCGGAATCTGACTTCGAAGTGGAGTTTGGAACGGACAGATACGTACTTCGACCGCGTGACATCGAGGACCGATCACGGATGGATCTGTATCGAAAGGGAGAACTGCTTCATGGTTATTTGGTGAAGCCGACGCCTCGTGAAATCAGCTATTTCGCACCAGCCATTGTCGATTCATACCGGGAGAGCGCCACGTTCATGAATGCATTACTGTTGACGCGCTTTGCGCACGAACGATCGGTTGTCATCTGCAATTACACGGTGACCGAGTACACCGGTGGTAAGGCAACCGTGAGCCGTGCGAAGGACAAGAGTGAGTTATGTAGTGCCATACGGCGGCACTTTGGTATTTCTGAATCGATCGCTCACGAAGCACTCCAGGAGATCAAACTTTCCGGCGATGCCTGGTCGTAA
- a CDS encoding radical SAM protein has translation MRILLVYPDTDPLSVIPRGLINIEPLGLEYLAGALNNHDVSILDMKMEKGWQRVIERLQPDLVGITGTVVHTRRMIEVLDYAKRVNPTCVTVAGGPHATLVPHDFEVPQVDVLVSGQRPDSFRQLVEAVETRRPLDDIEGLRYRNHNRWHATSIGQPAANLDHLPMPRRDLTARNRHRYCHLVWKPVALMVTSVGCPHACSFCPCPALTGHRVLRRAPELVLQELLKINEPYVYIGDDNLFFDRQHAGRIAELVKQAGLKKQFYVLSRVDDINKHPDLIERWAESGLKKVFLGLESPDDSEIKALNKRGSVSENSRAVEILHANGVDPLGAFIIRPEYTRDDFDRVLAYMDRMRIYYFEFTVLTPFPGTEFYEQVKGDILSHDTRLFDLAHSLFPTRLPLHEFYSEYSRLHRRAASPFRALRLKPVNSPFRRMAYFRQSPQLVGLFFSAKRAYRELQKAY, from the coding sequence ATGCGAATACTGTTGGTGTACCCGGACACGGACCCGCTCAGTGTGATACCGCGCGGGCTGATCAATATCGAACCGCTCGGGCTGGAGTATCTGGCGGGGGCACTCAACAACCACGATGTCAGTATCCTCGACATGAAGATGGAAAAGGGGTGGCAGCGCGTGATCGAGCGGCTTCAGCCGGACCTTGTGGGTATCACCGGGACGGTAGTTCACACGCGTCGGATGATCGAAGTGCTCGATTACGCCAAGCGGGTCAATCCGACGTGCGTGACGGTGGCAGGAGGTCCGCACGCGACACTGGTGCCGCACGATTTCGAGGTGCCGCAAGTGGATGTATTGGTGAGCGGGCAAAGGCCTGACAGCTTCCGCCAGTTGGTCGAAGCAGTAGAGACGCGCAGGCCGCTCGATGATATCGAGGGACTACGGTACCGCAATCACAACCGGTGGCATGCAACCAGCATAGGTCAGCCTGCGGCCAATCTCGATCATCTGCCGATGCCGCGACGGGACCTGACGGCGCGGAATCGCCATAGGTATTGTCATCTCGTATGGAAACCGGTGGCGCTGATGGTGACATCGGTGGGATGTCCGCACGCGTGCAGTTTTTGTCCCTGTCCGGCACTGACGGGGCATCGGGTGTTGCGTCGAGCGCCGGAATTGGTGTTGCAGGAGCTTTTGAAGATCAATGAGCCGTATGTGTACATAGGCGACGACAATCTCTTTTTCGATCGGCAACATGCCGGACGGATCGCCGAATTAGTGAAGCAGGCCGGATTGAAGAAGCAGTTCTACGTGCTGAGCCGGGTGGATGATATCAACAAGCATCCGGACCTGATCGAACGATGGGCCGAGAGCGGGCTGAAAAAAGTGTTCCTGGGACTGGAATCACCTGACGACAGCGAGATCAAAGCGCTAAACAAGCGAGGCTCGGTGTCGGAGAACAGCCGCGCGGTGGAGATACTTCATGCCAACGGCGTGGATCCACTGGGAGCATTTATCATCAGGCCGGAATATACACGGGACGACTTCGACCGCGTGCTGGCCTACATGGACCGGATGAGAATATACTATTTCGAGTTCACGGTGCTGACTCCGTTTCCCGGAACGGAGTTCTATGAGCAGGTGAAAGGGGATATCCTGTCACACGACACGCGGCTGTTCGATCTGGCGCACAGTCTGTTTCCGACCAGACTGCCGCTGCACGAATTCTACAGCGAATACAGCAGATTGCATCGTCGCGCAGCGTCGCCGTTCAGGGCATTGCGGTTGAAGCCGGTCAATTCGCCATTCCGACGGATGGCGTATTTCCGGCAGTCCCCGCAGTTGGTGGGATTGTTCTTCTCGGCGAAGCGGGCGTATCGTGAATTGCAGAAAGCGTATTGA
- a CDS encoding SpoVG family protein, producing the protein MEITEVRVTLRDEEKLRGFANVTFDNAFVVRGMKIIQGANGIFVSMPSRRRPNGTHQDVAHPVNSDMRRLIEQKVLEAYQAELKAQRAAQS; encoded by the coding sequence GTGGAGATTACTGAAGTTCGCGTCACGCTGCGCGACGAGGAGAAGCTGCGAGGGTTTGCCAACGTCACGTTCGACAACGCTTTCGTCGTCCGGGGCATGAAGATCATTCAGGGAGCGAACGGTATCTTCGTCTCCATGCCCAGCCGACGTCGACCGAACGGGACGCACCAGGATGTGGCGCACCCGGTCAACAGCGACATGCGTCGTCTCATTGAACAGAAAGTTCTGGAGGCGTACCAGGCCGAGTTGAAGGCGCAGCGCGCGGCACAAAGCTGA